In Mycoplasma suis str. Illinois, a single window of DNA contains:
- the prfA gene encoding peptide chain release factor 1: MIYNKKIYDFLTSVSEKQKILEEKLLSDSANIKNIALQKEISKNRELIEKFSSYKKYISDYEECKESISKGKDAEFKSLLEEECRLLEKKIEQLEQELKSDLFPSNKYDGKNIVIEMHSAAGGEEAAIFVSNLFDSYKKYANENKWKLNVVDLRESERGLAFITFTLSGSKVYSKMKYESGVHRVQRVPETESKGRVHTSTITVSVLPEADEIEIQLDPSDIRIDVYRASGAGGQHVNKTESAVRLVHIPTNIMVACQQERSQMLNKEIAFKILKTKLWEREKKLQKEEFFSNLKQQIGKGERAEKIRTYNYPQNRITDHRILLTINNLTSVMEGHFEQIHNQLSLREQEDWLNSLTVS, from the coding sequence ATGATCTATAACAAAAAAATTTATGATTTCTTAACTTCTGTTTCTGAAAAACAGAAGATATTAGAAGAAAAACTTCTTTCTGATAGTGCAAATATCAAAAATATTGCACTTCAAAAAGAAATATCTAAAAATAGAGAACTTATTGAAAAGTTCTCTTCATATAAGAAATATATTTCTGATTATGAAGAGTGCAAAGAATCTATTTCTAAGGGAAAAGATGCAGAATTTAAGTCCCTCCTAGAAGAAGAATGTCGCCTTCTAGAAAAAAAGATAGAACAACTAGAACAGGAACTTAAATCTGATCTTTTTCCTAGCAATAAATATGATGGGAAAAATATAGTAATAGAAATGCACTCAGCTGCAGGAGGAGAAGAAGCTGCAATCTTCGTCTCCAATTTATTTGATTCCTATAAAAAATATGCCAATGAAAATAAGTGAAAACTAAATGTTGTAGACCTTAGAGAAAGTGAAAGAGGTTTAGCTTTCATAACTTTTACCCTTTCAGGGTCAAAAGTTTATTCCAAGATGAAATATGAATCAGGAGTACACAGAGTTCAGAGAGTACCCGAAACAGAATCTAAGGGAAGAGTACATACTTCCACCATTACTGTCAGTGTACTTCCTGAAGCAGATGAAATAGAAATACAACTAGATCCTAGCGATATAAGAATAGATGTTTATAGAGCCAGCGGAGCTGGCGGACAACATGTTAATAAAACAGAGTCAGCTGTTAGATTAGTTCACATTCCAACCAATATTATGGTTGCTTGTCAACAAGAAAGATCCCAAATGCTAAATAAAGAAATAGCATTTAAGATTCTGAAAACAAAACTTTGAGAAAGAGAGAAAAAACTCCAAAAGGAGGAGTTTTTCTCTAATTTGAAGCAACAAATAGGTAAGGGAGAAAGAGCTGAAAAAATAAGAACATATAACTATCCTCAAAATAGGATTACTGATCACAGAATCCTATTAACTATTAATAACTTAACTTCTGTAATGGAAGGACACTTTGAGCAAATACATAATCAGCTCTCTCTCAGAGAGCAAGAAGATTGACTTAATAGTTTAACAGTAAGTTAA
- the rpmE gene encoding 50S ribosomal protein L31, translating to MSIKSKLQEKLITFSCNSCGTSYKLLSGDTSASVVPLDICAACHPFYLGKLASESNLGPAEKLKDKFASGRLNSK from the coding sequence ATGTCTATCAAATCTAAATTACAAGAAAAATTGATTACTTTTTCTTGTAATTCTTGTGGAACCTCATATAAGTTACTAAGTGGAGATACAAGTGCTTCTGTAGTTCCACTAGACATTTGTGCTGCATGTCACCCATTCTATCTAGGTAAATTAGCTTCTGAATCTAATCTTGGTCCTGCAGAAAAACTAAAAGATAAATTTGCATCAGGAAGACTAAATTCTAAATAA
- the dnaX gene encoding DNA polymerase III subunit gamma/tau: protein MLYNKYRPQFFRELVGQEFSKKLLINILKQKADVHSFLFYGPNGTGKTTSARLFSRAINCENFLEGEDICGKCEACKISREEGCTDIIEIDGATNNGVEFIREFIKNNAIYPPLLLKKKIYLIDEAHCLSIQAWNSLLKIIEEPPSHLILIFLTTEIHKIIPTILSRCQKLLFSPLEENTLISFLEKISSLENKETKKELLKKIFEESNGSVRESLVLLEKTFINQKSDKEELIENLEGIETISLELLNLILKSNYSESLAKLSENLSSSTKIFEIILDRLLELSFYSMSSFSKELLVKLNEQQAEEFLKLNPNLSSMINFLAPTLSKNSKSTLKSSQFAKFVLLNLLHANLKESLPPQKEVTLKEENTSLKNSESKKIKILLLLQLLQLK from the coding sequence GTGCTCTACAACAAGTATAGACCTCAGTTTTTTAGAGAATTAGTAGGTCAAGAATTTTCTAAAAAACTACTAATAAATATTCTAAAACAAAAAGCTGATGTCCATTCCTTTTTGTTTTATGGACCTAATGGTACTGGAAAAACAACTTCAGCTAGGTTGTTTTCTAGAGCCATTAATTGTGAAAACTTTTTAGAAGGAGAAGATATATGCGGAAAATGTGAAGCTTGCAAGATTTCCAGAGAAGAAGGATGTACAGACATTATTGAAATAGATGGGGCTACAAATAATGGAGTGGAGTTCATAAGAGAGTTCATTAAAAATAATGCTATTTATCCTCCACTCCTTCTTAAAAAGAAAATTTATTTAATAGATGAGGCTCATTGCCTCTCTATTCAAGCTTGAAATTCTCTTCTAAAAATTATTGAAGAGCCTCCATCTCACTTAATACTTATATTTCTGACTACAGAGATACATAAGATTATTCCGACAATCTTAAGTAGATGTCAGAAATTACTATTTTCTCCTCTAGAAGAAAATACATTAATTAGTTTTCTAGAGAAAATATCTTCTCTAGAAAATAAAGAAACAAAAAAAGAACTTCTAAAAAAAATATTTGAAGAGTCTAATGGTTCTGTAAGAGAATCATTAGTACTCTTAGAAAAAACTTTTATTAATCAGAAAAGTGATAAAGAAGAATTAATAGAGAATCTAGAGGGAATTGAAACAATTTCACTAGAACTATTAAATTTGATTTTGAAATCTAATTATTCTGAGTCTCTAGCGAAACTAAGTGAAAATTTAAGTAGTTCCACTAAGATTTTTGAGATCATACTTGATAGATTACTAGAACTATCTTTTTATAGTATGAGCTCTTTTTCCAAAGAGCTCTTAGTTAAATTGAACGAACAACAAGCTGAAGAATTTCTTAAATTGAATCCCAATTTAAGCTCAATGATTAACTTTTTAGCTCCTACTCTCTCAAAGAATTCAAAAAGTACTCTTAAATCTTCTCAATTCGCTAAATTTGTACTTCTAAATCTTTTACATGCCAATTTAAAAGAGAGTTTGCCTCCTCAAAAGGAGGTAACTCTAAAAGAAGAAAATACTTCACTAAAGAATAGTGAAAGTAAAAAAATAAAAATATTACTTCTACTTCAACTACTCCAACTGAAGTAG
- a CDS encoding DUF3713 domain-containing protein yields the protein MRLHKWRKEILFFILALTGAGSSSLVASNSRSKIGSIKFLRDQLGGDLADKFIYAVGADAHTDVNEEIKPNDLIKNLSFYSSSIPLLVEGFAIQTAKQLLEGLLPEDSNSQTQPQPSSSGSGNTSKEELKVAKEKAEKEIQEVKKQRRSKRHLKQEKVKDDVKYLDALKEFLLSKIDEHHISEIREQLKGAKYEDDDPDPFADNQNSNDQQQQQSQQQTQSQTSQTINGEKKLPKLLNFFLTRWKQEFKAGFYVHEIFPYSEIFDENTKQAYTKKYHNSNIPVKPNYFFPDYSKKEENDFRQLIEEWQRGRSKDYWLTWKTEKYDEQYLSKTKLLWMSGNNDSHKNIALKLLSSDPKNPAQNQQNQDSNIGGIINKLWNLNPLSKLWNYGNGHKCHFLGEEQKKKGSSHEMVRTFRTLRFYETVTPMNLFCLKQEDVEHPEFLLYKPEEKEFKEEKSISKKILFYRNNQGFNVIYPLSQAIVDSDQEGKQLQKSNLISEFKKFVEENFSYLLLKYRLHLFKTNKGQQKKENGKCCCDEIIKNLLILIKIGKKLSDWNEIWKAYDIRRLNNDFLKTGLEHNYFDKLGTVSPNPPDFFSERIKKDISKLSKLKKPIDDYAKQIVEFFKDLQASKNTNGDQSKKYWSFNQPSQTIVKVSQEQNGHNHDQENKRCMKKLLADFLLEKIHEEKLIKRLLSLAISFKSSMDWAKDLKENNSNNSSNVLQQVNAKTFTRKDQLKEIKNLVNEKFQNYFKNFFYQNGTPPLSSETQEGTPHIVKEINNFIDQELIISDLSDISDTTIFNLLKTDSNSSSSSLSRSRRDTSRQQNSQPQQNKNPLENIENFLTLINLTKTVQGKDRLNEKLRVLITTLYLMENSFERYREWIRSIIQREGFGVYAFTLSWNKYCDIKSTLNPMNKVSSETFWTPYKNTGDKEWDPENFDARQCIDTMDRYSTTSVKKRLSTDSISSIAIDFAVNLWSQITGEKKDITKEDLMGFKGIMSREMPNKIPKDIYSKVSEFLHSEGYINWKEIKDQIDLLKTNREFKDYIDKLTRIDSKIGEAFKLSDYKQLREGVEAAKEVEVLDFVSLKQKKDLLNKFIDENIFGKKDLSLDPLNSDKLIEISVTHSPKDQKRFQGLLRDPNSKDGVESYTISSSDLEDWMTSSSYLIQVTTEDLKNDDAFYEFAEKYLTPQMLLQDIVKQARIQSLQSRAINHFLSRGSWANDQKVNTLRSSDYYLKNQFTTIIL from the coding sequence TTGAGACTTCACAAATGAAGAAAAGAAATATTATTCTTCATTTTGGCTTTGACAGGAGCAGGGAGTAGTTCCCTTGTTGCTTCAAATTCTAGATCAAAAATTGGTTCAATTAAATTTCTCAGAGATCAACTAGGTGGTGATTTAGCAGATAAATTTATTTACGCTGTAGGGGCTGATGCCCATACAGACGTAAATGAAGAAATTAAGCCAAATGACTTAATAAAAAATCTAAGTTTTTATTCTTCCTCAATCCCTCTATTAGTTGAGGGTTTTGCAATCCAAACAGCTAAACAACTTTTAGAAGGACTTCTTCCTGAAGATAGTAATAGTCAAACACAACCTCAACCAAGTAGTTCTGGTTCAGGAAACACTTCTAAAGAAGAACTTAAAGTAGCTAAAGAAAAAGCTGAAAAAGAAATTCAAGAAGTTAAGAAACAACGAAGAAGTAAAAGACACCTTAAACAAGAAAAAGTAAAAGATGATGTTAAGTATTTAGATGCTTTAAAAGAATTTCTACTTTCAAAAATTGATGAGCATCACATAAGTGAAATAAGAGAACAACTAAAAGGTGCTAAATATGAAGATGATGATCCAGATCCTTTTGCTGATAATCAAAACTCAAATGATCAACAGCAACAACAATCTCAACAACAGACTCAATCCCAAACATCTCAAACAATAAACGGTGAAAAAAAATTACCAAAACTTCTAAATTTCTTCTTAACTAGATGAAAACAAGAATTTAAAGCTGGTTTTTATGTTCATGAAATATTTCCTTATTCAGAAATATTTGATGAAAACACTAAACAAGCGTACACAAAAAAATATCACAACTCAAATATCCCCGTAAAGCCAAACTATTTTTTTCCAGATTATTCAAAAAAAGAAGAAAACGATTTTCGACAGTTAATTGAAGAGTGACAAAGAGGTAGAAGTAAAGATTATTGACTAACTTGAAAAACTGAAAAATATGACGAACAATATCTTTCCAAAACAAAACTTTTGTGAATGAGTGGAAATAATGATTCTCACAAAAATATTGCCCTAAAACTTTTATCTTCAGATCCCAAGAATCCTGCTCAAAATCAACAAAATCAAGATTCAAATATTGGTGGAATTATTAATAAATTATGGAATTTAAATCCTCTTTCCAAGTTATGAAATTATGGAAATGGACATAAATGTCATTTCTTAGGAGAAGAGCAGAAAAAGAAAGGATCAAGTCATGAAATGGTTAGAACATTCAGGACTCTTAGGTTTTATGAAACAGTAACTCCAATGAATTTATTCTGCCTTAAACAAGAAGATGTAGAACATCCTGAATTCTTGCTATACAAACCTGAAGAAAAAGAATTCAAGGAAGAAAAATCTATTTCTAAGAAAATTCTTTTCTATAGAAATAATCAAGGATTTAATGTAATTTATCCACTAAGTCAAGCTATAGTGGATTCCGATCAAGAAGGAAAGCAACTTCAAAAAAGTAATTTAATTAGTGAATTCAAGAAATTTGTAGAAGAAAATTTCTCTTATTTACTACTGAAATATAGATTGCATCTATTCAAAACTAACAAAGGGCAACAGAAAAAAGAGAATGGTAAATGCTGTTGTGATGAAATAATCAAAAATCTTTTGATTTTGATAAAGATTGGAAAAAAATTATCAGACTGAAATGAAATTTGAAAAGCTTATGACATTAGAAGACTAAATAATGATTTCTTGAAGACTGGATTAGAACACAATTACTTCGATAAATTAGGTACAGTATCTCCTAATCCTCCTGATTTTTTCTCAGAGAGGATAAAGAAAGATATCTCTAAGTTATCGAAGCTAAAAAAACCTATCGATGATTATGCAAAGCAAATTGTTGAATTCTTTAAAGATTTACAAGCAAGCAAAAATACTAATGGAGATCAAAGTAAAAAATATTGAAGTTTTAATCAACCTTCACAAACAATAGTGAAAGTTAGTCAAGAACAAAATGGACACAATCATGATCAAGAAAACAAAAGATGTATGAAAAAATTATTAGCTGATTTTCTTCTTGAAAAAATTCATGAAGAAAAATTAATCAAGAGATTACTTTCTTTAGCAATTTCTTTTAAGTCTTCTATGGATTGAGCTAAAGACTTAAAGGAAAATAATTCAAATAATTCAAGTAATGTATTGCAACAAGTTAATGCAAAAACATTCACAAGAAAAGATCAATTAAAAGAAATTAAGAATCTTGTTAATGAAAAATTCCAAAATTATTTCAAAAACTTTTTCTATCAAAATGGAACTCCACCTCTTTCTTCTGAAACTCAAGAAGGAACTCCTCACATAGTAAAAGAAATAAATAACTTTATAGATCAAGAATTAATTATTTCTGATCTGTCTGATATCTCAGACACAACAATATTTAATTTGCTAAAAACTGATTCAAACAGTTCTAGTTCTTCTCTTTCTAGAAGTAGAAGAGACACTTCACGACAACAAAATTCTCAACCTCAACAAAATAAAAATCCGTTAGAAAATATAGAAAATTTTCTAACTCTAATTAACTTGACAAAAACTGTTCAAGGTAAAGATAGACTAAATGAAAAGTTAAGAGTTCTAATAACAACTCTTTACTTAATGGAAAATTCATTCGAAAGATATAGAGAATGAATTAGAAGTATTATTCAGAGAGAAGGCTTTGGAGTTTATGCCTTCACTTTGAGCTGAAATAAATACTGTGACATCAAAAGTACATTAAATCCAATGAATAAAGTGAGTTCAGAAACATTCTGAACTCCCTATAAAAATACAGGAGATAAGGAGTGAGATCCTGAAAATTTTGATGCTAGACAATGTATAGATACTATGGATAGATACTCTACAACTTCAGTTAAGAAAAGACTATCTACTGATTCCATAAGTTCAATTGCGATTGACTTTGCAGTTAACTTATGATCACAAATTACTGGAGAGAAAAAAGACATAACTAAAGAAGACTTAATGGGATTCAAGGGAATTATGTCTAGAGAAATGCCAAACAAAATTCCTAAAGATATATATAGCAAAGTGAGTGAATTCCTTCACTCAGAAGGCTATATTAATTGAAAAGAAATAAAAGATCAAATTGATCTTTTAAAGACAAATAGAGAATTTAAAGACTATATAGATAAATTGACAAGAATTGATTCAAAAATTGGGGAAGCATTTAAGCTTTCAGATTACAAACAATTAAGAGAAGGAGTTGAAGCTGCTAAAGAAGTAGAAGTTTTAGACTTCGTAAGTCTAAAACAAAAGAAAGATCTTCTAAATAAATTTATTGATGAGAATATATTTGGTAAAAAAGATCTTTCTTTAGATCCTTTAAATAGTGATAAATTAATTGAAATTTCTGTTACACATTCCCCTAAAGATCAAAAAAGATTCCAAGGATTACTAAGAGATCCTAATTCTAAGGATGGAGTAGAAAGTTACACAATATCATCTAGTGATCTAGAAGATTGAATGACTTCATCTTCTTACTTAATTCAAGTAACTACAGAAGACTTAAAAAACGATGACGCTTTTTATGAATTTGCAGAAAAATATTTAACTCCTCAAATGCTTCTTCAAGATATAGTTAAGCAAGCTAGAATACAATCACTTCAATCAAGAGCTATTAATCATTTCCTTTCTAGAGGATCATGAGCAAATGATCAAAAAGTAAATACATTGAGATCTTCTGATTATTATCTGAAGAATCAATTTACAACCATAATACTCTAA
- the upp gene encoding uracil phosphoribosyltransferase — protein MPVYITENNLVKSFITKVRNKESNSVVFGENLKKITLALALEANKEFALVDQTIETPLRECVAKKIDSSVIVVPVMRSGLIMSEALKTLFEDCAVIHLGIYRDENLQANRYYAKEPANLTSSTNKKVILCDPLIATGNTLREALGILKDYNFEDIFVLGVIMSERAKNELTSEFPNLNIYVAEVDKELNDHGYIVPGVGDVGDRLFRTK, from the coding sequence ATGCCGGTTTACATAACAGAAAATAACCTAGTAAAAAGCTTTATTACAAAAGTTAGAAATAAAGAAAGTAATAGTGTTGTATTTGGGGAAAACTTAAAGAAAATAACTCTTGCGTTAGCTCTAGAAGCCAATAAAGAGTTTGCACTAGTTGATCAAACAATTGAAACTCCTTTAAGAGAATGTGTTGCAAAGAAAATTGACAGTTCAGTGATTGTTGTTCCTGTTATGAGATCAGGTTTAATAATGTCTGAAGCTCTAAAGACATTATTTGAAGATTGTGCTGTTATTCATCTTGGTATTTACAGAGATGAAAATCTACAAGCTAATAGATATTATGCAAAAGAACCTGCAAATTTAACTTCGTCTACAAATAAAAAAGTTATTCTTTGTGACCCATTAATAGCTACTGGAAATACTTTAAGAGAGGCTCTTGGAATTCTTAAAGATTACAACTTTGAAGATATCTTTGTTCTTGGAGTTATTATGTCTGAAAGAGCTAAAAATGAATTAACTTCTGAATTCCCAAATCTAAATATTTATGTTGCAGAAGTTGACAAAGAATTAAATGATCATGGTTATATTGTTCCTGGTGTAGGTGACGTTGGAGACAGACTTTTCAGAACTAAGTAA
- the topA gene encoding type I DNA topoisomerase, translating to MFVESPAKIKSISKYLSGRNLKVFATYGHIRELSKGWLNFGPDNFEIKWSNIERKISYENKKVSIIEAIKNEAKQASKIYLSTDPDREGEAIAWHIYSILGKEHQKKCSRAVFNEITESAVKYSLENTRQLDQAQINSYLARVLLDRWIGFNLSSYVRKKVGGQSAGRVQSIALKFLADRDEEIKSFQPKNWFILKVQLQVGLTITLFKLSEAAESQVVLSPHGKKGVVSFQKKEDLERIINDHLDDHYILEEIGEKKLETSSPPEVLKTSTLFELAINKLGLKAEDVRRVAQSLYEGINLGGETISLITYPRTDRSSVSEEFLKLVKKFILKEYGETYWVEEGTLKKKSIMGKKEIFIQGAHEGIRPTDVELTPQKLSKLLSTSSLEFQLYRLIWSYTVASFFPSSRNEKRRYVFENQGNFFYASESSEVFDGYKYILRENGLLESREKSEFDFKQLIKNNKYLSKEDIIMEERNSPPSKYSEATLIKALENKGIGRPSTYPLISEIVRTRNYANFKNKKFEITELGYKVSKDLDQNFSNFISYDYTRTMEEELDNISKLKTDWKKFLEGVFIAWNDSLKGAEKAEIVKDKSCPECGSQCVYKFSRKNHNKFIGCIDFPKCKFVENIEQPQKEVELLDKLCSECKSPLAKKKNRWGNEFISCSNYPKCKYIERNKQEYETVENSFCPECNSQLVYKNSKRKGNKFIACSGFPNCRYSSTLEGKRIESKGNSKSNKPPEKLDRKCPKCKKNYLQIKMSRKGTKFISCSGYPRCKYVEWMDKEGETENKSS from the coding sequence ATGTTTGTCGAATCCCCAGCTAAGATTAAAAGCATTTCCAAATATCTTTCAGGTAGAAACCTGAAAGTATTTGCTACTTATGGACACATAAGAGAGTTATCTAAAGGTTGACTTAATTTTGGACCAGATAATTTTGAAATTAAATGGTCCAATATAGAGAGAAAAATTTCTTATGAGAATAAGAAAGTTTCTATTATAGAAGCCATAAAAAATGAGGCTAAACAAGCCTCAAAAATTTATTTATCTACAGACCCAGATAGAGAAGGAGAAGCTATAGCTTGACACATTTACTCTATTCTTGGAAAAGAACATCAAAAAAAGTGTTCTAGAGCAGTATTTAACGAAATTACTGAAAGTGCCGTTAAATACTCTCTAGAAAATACAAGACAACTAGATCAAGCACAAATTAATTCCTATCTAGCAAGAGTATTGCTAGATAGATGAATAGGTTTCAATCTATCTAGTTATGTTCGAAAAAAAGTAGGAGGTCAATCAGCAGGAAGAGTGCAATCAATTGCACTTAAATTCCTAGCTGATAGAGATGAAGAAATAAAATCTTTTCAACCTAAAAATTGATTTATTTTGAAAGTCCAACTACAAGTTGGACTAACAATAACATTATTTAAGCTTTCTGAAGCTGCAGAATCCCAAGTGGTGTTGTCACCACATGGTAAAAAAGGAGTTGTTAGCTTCCAAAAGAAAGAAGATTTAGAAAGAATAATTAATGATCATTTAGATGATCATTACATACTAGAAGAAATTGGAGAAAAGAAGTTAGAGACTTCTTCTCCTCCAGAAGTATTAAAAACTTCCACTTTATTTGAACTAGCTATTAATAAGCTAGGTCTAAAAGCAGAAGATGTCAGAAGAGTAGCTCAAAGTCTTTATGAAGGTATTAATTTAGGAGGAGAAACCATATCCCTAATTACATACCCCAGAACAGACAGATCTTCTGTTTCTGAAGAATTTCTTAAGTTAGTTAAGAAATTCATTCTAAAAGAATATGGAGAAACCTACTGAGTTGAAGAAGGAACTCTAAAGAAAAAAAGCATTATGGGAAAAAAAGAAATTTTCATTCAGGGAGCTCATGAGGGAATAAGACCTACTGATGTGGAGTTAACTCCACAAAAGTTATCTAAATTACTTTCTACTTCATCTTTAGAGTTCCAACTATATAGATTGATTTGGTCTTATACAGTAGCTTCTTTTTTCCCTTCCTCCAGGAATGAAAAAAGAAGATATGTATTTGAAAATCAAGGTAATTTTTTTTATGCTTCTGAAAGTTCAGAAGTATTTGATGGTTATAAGTACATTCTTAGAGAGAATGGACTTCTAGAAAGTAGAGAGAAGTCAGAATTTGACTTCAAACAACTTATCAAGAATAATAAGTATTTATCAAAAGAAGACATTATTATGGAGGAGAGAAATTCTCCTCCATCTAAATATAGTGAAGCTACACTAATAAAGGCTCTAGAAAATAAGGGAATAGGTAGACCTTCTACTTATCCCTTAATTTCTGAAATAGTTAGAACAAGAAATTATGCTAATTTCAAAAATAAAAAATTTGAAATTACAGAATTAGGATATAAAGTTTCAAAAGATTTAGATCAAAACTTCTCTAACTTTATATCCTATGACTATACAAGAACTATGGAAGAAGAATTAGATAATATATCTAAGTTAAAGACTGACTGAAAGAAATTTCTTGAAGGAGTCTTTATAGCTTGAAATGACTCCCTAAAGGGAGCTGAAAAAGCTGAAATAGTTAAGGATAAAAGTTGCCCTGAATGTGGAAGTCAATGTGTTTATAAATTTTCTAGAAAGAATCACAACAAATTTATTGGTTGTATTGATTTTCCCAAATGTAAATTTGTGGAAAATATAGAGCAACCACAAAAAGAAGTTGAACTTTTAGATAAGTTGTGTTCTGAGTGTAAGAGTCCACTAGCTAAAAAGAAGAATAGATGAGGAAATGAGTTCATTTCCTGTTCTAATTACCCTAAATGTAAGTACATAGAAAGAAATAAACAAGAATATGAGACTGTAGAGAATTCATTCTGTCCAGAATGTAATTCTCAATTAGTCTATAAGAATTCAAAGAGAAAAGGGAACAAGTTTATAGCTTGTTCTGGTTTCCCTAATTGTAGATATTCTTCTACCCTAGAAGGTAAAAGAATAGAAAGTAAGGGAAATTCTAAAAGTAATAAGCCTCCAGAAAAATTGGACAGAAAATGTCCAAAATGTAAGAAAAACTACTTACAAATAAAAATGAGTAGAAAGGGAACTAAATTTATTTCTTGTTCTGGTTATCCAAGATGTAAATATGTGGAGTGAATGGACAAAGAAGGGGAAACAGAAAATAAAAGCAGTTAA
- a CDS encoding ribonuclease J, with product MARLKYYSLGGQDEKFRFSGVLELNGDIFILNAGGSCVNTNLYEIDDVIPDYSSLIPLKPKIRGLFIGVPKELNISSLPYFLDVFSEVPIFTNSFGESIIRDFLERFHEEGGKKYNPNIVALNLISEHAVPGSNDCKILPIKVAASLPNSLAWAFKFSGSDYVVFMDEFLMSSENVPCRENQLNFLFQNLKNKVSLLIVGTQSCATVPSFSLKVADNFSYLKKLTSRISTRLNVAAYKDDWHTLFNLSRIARIYEYDLLIYPLKTSRMFNSFITENKLKNYSLSVSEETSRREGVVQIRIITGTHNTLYSNLRAINSGEVKDWEFLPTDVTVFMTSTFTERELEEISMINEIAHRGGEVLKLPSTIVPYMAGAEDLKLLVNYLSPYHVIPVNGFYKDYVEFTKALTNVMNIDKIYFLENGQYVNIEKKNVSITENPLQEIYVGNKKILDINRITIYERRLIAQSGVVLVSVRCNSKKNIVSNPMVQMLSVFSDDFSKKDEVLLRIQTNLKQDISKYLQQNSEIENKGLKQSIRKSVYNSLDPFIYKKPAVVSVISHIN from the coding sequence ATGGCAAGATTAAAGTATTACTCCCTAGGGGGTCAAGATGAAAAGTTTAGATTCAGTGGAGTACTTGAATTAAATGGAGATATTTTCATCTTGAATGCTGGAGGAAGTTGTGTAAATACAAATCTATATGAAATAGATGATGTAATACCTGATTACTCATCTTTAATCCCATTAAAGCCTAAGATAAGAGGATTATTTATTGGAGTTCCTAAGGAACTCAATATTTCCTCTTTACCTTATTTCTTGGATGTATTTTCAGAAGTCCCTATATTTACTAACTCTTTCGGAGAATCCATAATAAGGGACTTCTTGGAAAGATTCCATGAAGAAGGAGGCAAAAAATATAACCCTAATATAGTTGCACTTAATTTAATTAGTGAACATGCAGTTCCAGGCTCAAATGATTGCAAAATACTACCTATTAAGGTAGCGGCTTCGCTACCTAATTCTTTAGCCTGAGCTTTTAAATTTTCAGGATCAGACTATGTTGTATTTATGGATGAATTTTTGATGTCCTCTGAAAATGTTCCTTGCAGAGAAAATCAATTAAATTTCCTTTTCCAAAACCTTAAAAATAAGGTTTCTTTACTTATAGTTGGAACTCAATCTTGCGCTACTGTTCCTTCTTTCTCACTTAAAGTAGCAGATAACTTCTCATATTTAAAGAAATTAACTTCCAGAATAAGCACAAGACTGAATGTTGCAGCTTACAAAGATGACTGACATACTCTCTTCAACTTAAGTAGAATAGCTCGAATATATGAGTATGACTTACTCATATATCCACTTAAAACATCAAGAATGTTTAATAGTTTTATAACTGAAAACAAGTTAAAGAACTACTCCCTATCAGTTAGTGAGGAAACTTCCAGAAGAGAGGGAGTAGTTCAAATAAGAATAATTACTGGAACACACAATACTCTTTACAGTAACTTAAGAGCTATTAATAGTGGAGAAGTAAAAGATTGAGAATTTCTTCCAACTGATGTAACAGTATTTATGACTTCTACATTTACTGAAAGAGAGTTGGAAGAAATCTCAATGATAAATGAAATTGCACATAGAGGAGGAGAAGTTCTGAAACTTCCCTCAACTATAGTTCCCTATATGGCAGGAGCTGAAGATCTTAAGCTCCTTGTAAATTACTTATCTCCATATCATGTCATTCCAGTTAATGGCTTTTATAAAGACTATGTGGAATTTACAAAAGCCTTAACTAATGTCATGAATATAGATAAGATATATTTCCTAGAAAACGGACAATATGTGAATATAGAAAAAAAGAATGTAAGTATTACAGAAAATCCGTTACAGGAAATATATGTAGGAAATAAAAAGATATTAGACATAAATAGAATAACTATCTATGAACGGAGACTAATAGCTCAAAGTGGAGTAGTATTAGTCTCCGTTAGATGTAATAGCAAAAAAAATATAGTAAGTAATCCTATGGTGCAAATGCTTAGTGTATTCTCAGATGACTTCTCCAAGAAGGATGAAGTCCTTCTGAGAATTCAAACCAATCTAAAACAAGATATTTCTAAGTATTTGCAACAAAATTCAGAAATAGAAAATAAAGGATTAAAGCAATCCATTAGAAAATCTGTTTATAATTCTCTAGATCCTTTCATTTACAAGAAACCAGCAGTGGTTTCTGTAATTTCACACATAAATTAG